Proteins encoded in a region of the Flavobacterium sp. MDT1-60 genome:
- the hemB gene encoding porphobilinogen synthase, with protein sequence MFPLQRGRRLRVNESIRSLVRETTLSPSDFMFPMFIAEGENYKVEIPSMPGIFRRSIDLTVEEVKEIFALGIRAVNIYVKVDESLKDNTGKEAWNPNGLMQNAIKAIKAACPEMVVMPDVALDPYSIYGHDGIIENGDIANDATNEALVKMAVSHAQAGADFVAPSDMMDGRILRLRQGLDAAGFHNVGIMSYSAKYASAFYGPFRDALDSAPREADVVVPKDKKTYQMDYANRIEAIRETLMDVEEGADMVMVKPGIAYLDIVREVKNAVNVPVTVFHVSGEYAMIKAAAERGWLDNDKIMMEQLYCIKRAGASIISTYFAKEAAILLNKK encoded by the coding sequence ATGTTCCCATTACAAAGAGGCAGAAGGCTACGAGTAAATGAATCTATCCGTAGTTTAGTTCGCGAAACAACATTGAGTCCAAGTGATTTTATGTTTCCAATGTTTATTGCAGAAGGCGAAAATTATAAAGTAGAAATTCCGTCCATGCCGGGAATTTTTCGTCGTTCAATCGACTTAACCGTTGAAGAAGTAAAAGAAATTTTTGCTTTAGGAATTCGCGCTGTCAATATTTATGTAAAAGTAGACGAATCACTAAAAGACAATACCGGAAAAGAAGCCTGGAATCCAAACGGATTAATGCAAAATGCTATTAAAGCTATAAAGGCAGCTTGCCCTGAAATGGTTGTAATGCCAGATGTTGCTCTTGATCCCTATTCTATTTATGGTCATGACGGAATCATCGAAAATGGCGATATTGCCAACGATGCAACTAACGAAGCATTAGTAAAAATGGCCGTTTCGCACGCACAAGCCGGAGCTGATTTTGTAGCACCTAGCGACATGATGGACGGACGTATTTTACGTCTTCGCCAAGGATTGGATGCTGCAGGTTTTCATAATGTGGGTATCATGAGTTATTCGGCTAAATATGCCTCTGCATTTTACGGACCATTTCGTGATGCATTGGACAGTGCGCCAAGAGAAGCTGATGTTGTTGTTCCGAAAGACAAAAAGACCTATCAAATGGATTATGCCAATCGTATCGAAGCCATCAGAGAAACACTTATGGATGTGGAAGAAGGCGCTGACATGGTAATGGTAAAACCAGGAATTGCTTATCTTGACATTGTACGTGAGGTAAAAAATGCCGTAAATGTTCCGGTAACTGTTTTTCATGTTTCAGGAGAATACGCCATGATTAAAGCTGCTGCTGAAAGAGGCTGGCTGGATAATGACAAAATTATGATGGAGCAACTTTATTGCATTAAGCGCGCGGGAGCCAGTATAATCTCGACTTATTTTGCTAAAGAGGCTGCAATACTATTAAATAAGAAATAA
- a CDS encoding fructose bisphosphate aldolase — translation MNIAQLDRMHSGKGFIAALDQSGGSTPKALAQYGVQENSYTNEEEMYTLVHEMRTRIIKSPAFKSEYILGAILFENTMDRKIDGQWTADYLWEKKNIVPFLKVDKGPADLANGVQLMKPISNLEELLTRAVERNVFGTKMRSVIKEANAEGIREVVAQQFKVGLQIFKKGLVPIIEPEVDIYSTDKEKSEEILKEEIQKQLSLLDKEVKVMLKLSIPTVNDFYKDLISDPHVVRVVALSGGYSEEEANAKLMQNHGLIASFSRALSEGLSAGQSDDEFNQKLDKTIKAIYNASIT, via the coding sequence ATGAACATTGCACAATTAGATCGCATGCATTCCGGAAAAGGATTTATCGCAGCATTAGATCAAAGTGGCGGAAGTACTCCAAAAGCGCTTGCACAATACGGCGTTCAGGAAAATAGTTACACCAATGAAGAGGAAATGTACACTCTCGTACATGAAATGAGAACCCGTATAATTAAGAGCCCTGCATTTAAAAGCGAATATATCCTGGGAGCTATTTTGTTTGAAAACACCATGGATCGCAAAATCGACGGACAATGGACTGCCGATTATTTGTGGGAAAAGAAAAACATAGTTCCATTTTTAAAAGTAGATAAAGGACCTGCTGATCTGGCCAATGGCGTACAATTGATGAAGCCTATTTCCAATTTAGAGGAACTATTGACAAGGGCTGTAGAACGAAACGTTTTTGGAACCAAAATGCGTTCTGTTATTAAAGAAGCAAATGCTGAAGGAATTCGTGAAGTAGTAGCGCAACAATTTAAAGTTGGTTTACAAATCTTTAAAAAAGGACTCGTGCCGATTATTGAACCGGAAGTTGATATTTATAGTACTGACAAAGAAAAATCGGAAGAAATTCTGAAAGAAGAAATCCAGAAACAGCTTAGCTTGTTAGATAAAGAAGTAAAAGTGATGCTGAAATTATCTATCCCAACTGTGAATGACTTTTACAAAGATTTGATCTCTGATCCGCATGTTGTTCGTGTTGTAGCATTGTCTGGCGGATATTCAGAAGAAGAAGCCAATGCAAAACTGATGCAAAACCACGGATTGATCGCCAGCTTCTCACGAGCATTGTCTGAAGGTCTTTCTGCTGGTCAGTCTGATGATGAATTTAACCAAAAGCTTGATAAAACCATAAAAGCGATATATAACGCTTCAATTACATAA
- the hemF gene encoding oxygen-dependent coproporphyrinogen oxidase — MKDKFYAYIQNLQDQICAGLEAVDGTAKFREDLWKRPEGGGGRTRVIENGAVFEKGGVNISAVHGKLPEAMQKMFNVGEADFFACGLSLVLHPKNPMNPTVHANWRYFEMYDKHGKVIEQWFGGGQDLTPYYLFEEDAKHFHQTCKTACDKHNPEFYPKYKKQCDAYFWNAHRNEARGIGGLFFDYCKANESMSMENWFNFVSEVGNSFLEAYVPIVEKRKNLAYTPENRNWQEIRRGRYVEFNLVHDKGTLFGLKTNGRIESILMSLPPHVQWVYDHHAEAGSEEEKLVNVLENPREWIS; from the coding sequence ATGAAAGATAAATTTTACGCATACATACAAAATCTACAAGACCAAATCTGTGCCGGATTAGAAGCTGTTGACGGAACTGCAAAATTCCGTGAAGATCTTTGGAAACGCCCGGAAGGCGGTGGCGGAAGAACACGCGTTATTGAAAACGGTGCAGTTTTCGAAAAAGGTGGTGTAAACATTTCGGCCGTTCACGGAAAACTTCCTGAAGCGATGCAAAAAATGTTTAACGTTGGTGAAGCTGATTTTTTTGCCTGCGGATTAAGTTTGGTTTTGCATCCAAAAAACCCAATGAACCCAACGGTTCACGCGAACTGGCGCTATTTTGAAATGTACGATAAACACGGAAAAGTTATCGAACAATGGTTTGGCGGCGGACAAGATTTAACACCTTATTATTTGTTTGAAGAAGATGCAAAACACTTTCATCAAACCTGTAAAACCGCTTGCGATAAACACAATCCGGAGTTTTATCCAAAATATAAAAAACAATGTGACGCTTATTTTTGGAATGCTCACAGAAACGAAGCACGAGGCATTGGCGGTTTGTTCTTTGATTATTGCAAAGCAAATGAGTCAATGTCAATGGAAAACTGGTTCAATTTTGTATCCGAAGTTGGAAATAGTTTCTTAGAAGCCTATGTTCCAATTGTGGAGAAAAGAAAGAATTTAGCATATACTCCGGAAAACAGAAACTGGCAGGAAATCCGTCGTGGCCGTTATGTCGAGTTTAATTTGGTTCACGACAAAGGCACATTATTCGGTTTAAAAACTAACGGAAGAATTGAGAGTATTTTAATGAGTTTGCCTCCACACGTACAATGGGTTTATGATCATCATGCAGAAGCAGGAAGCGAAGAAGAGAAATTGGTAAATGTATTAGAAAATCCGCGGGAATGGATTAGTTAG